The genomic stretch GATCAATCGCGAACGCGTCAAAGCTGAACGTGGAATCTGGTTGTGCCAAACTTCTTACAGCGGTACTTGCATGGCCGTGATAATCGCGGGTTTCCGGGGTCTTTTTGTTGTCCGACTTCCATGCGCTTCCGGTGGAGTAAGAATAAGAGTCACCCTTTTCGTATCCGTTGTCGTTTTCCGGCGACTTGTAGGACGACCTACTCGATTTAACGTAAGAGTCCTTCTTCGGGGACTTCTTCACTGCGGAATACGAGTCTCCGGTGGGActctttttgtattttgaataCCCTTGGCTCTTGGGACTCTTGTAGCCGAATGAGTCTTCGTGAATTACCTTCGGCGATCTGTTGTAGGTTCGGATATTTGACCCGTAACCTTCGCTGTCACCGCTCTTCGGACTCTTTCGGTACTTTCGCGATGAGTGACTGCCGTAGTGTCTGCTCTCTTCAGGCTCTTCTTCCTGGGCCTGATGACGAGACTCTTTAGGTTTAGAGTTGTACTTTGTAACAGGCTCCGTACCTTCGATTTCCGGTACCTCCTTTATGTGGACGTATTCTGGAGGGACACATCGGTTAATCAGTGTTAGGATAATCGTCATTTGCAGTGACAACTGGATCTATCAAAtacttagaaattttttttatctacttaCTGTTCTGCGGAAGTTCTCTTTTGTACGAGTCTTCGAATTCCTGTTCGAAGTCTTGCCCGTAGGAATTGAACGCCGCGAGTTCACCCTCTTCTTCCGCTTCCTCTTGTCGCTCGTTCTTCCGGCTCTCCTCTCCTGAATAATCGTACTTGCTTGGTCTAGATTGGGGGGATCTGTAATCGGCATGGTGGGTCGTCGAGTGTCCGTCATactcgtcatcgtcatcggcAGACGAATGGTGATGATACCTCGACGAGGGTCCGTCGTCTTCAGCTTCTTCGTCCGACGAAGGCCTTGCGTACCTGCCGAATTTATCCTCGTATGACTCGAAGGGGTAGCCGGTGGATGGCTTGAAGTCACTTTCCCCGCTGGACTCCTTGACGTACGATCCACGGTGCGGTGATTCGTCCTCTACGTCATCGTGCTGAGGACCGTACTCCCTCTCGATCGCTCTGTAACCTGGAAGAACAACAAATTAGAACCAATCCAAGGAGGTGATCATTCTTCGCCACGTACCCTCGTCCACTTCGTCCTCGTCAAAATCGTGGGGATCGGGCGCGGgcggcttcttcttcttgattATTTCAACGTCATCGCGATTCTCTTCCAAGGGTCTACCGCTCACCAAAGGGTGTTCAACTACGGAAGATACCGGACGGATAACTGGTACGACTGGTGCTGGTGTCACTGCTGGTACTATTGGTAGAGCTGGTTTCCCCGCGAAGTGGAGTTGGGGTTGATTCTTGAGGTGCTGGTAACTGCCTATCGTAGGTCTTTCCTGGTTGTAACCTAGTCCCGTGTTGATACTGGCACCCTTGTACTGCGGAAACTCAGGACTGCCATTGGCGCTCTTTACTGGAACTACTTGAGGTTGATTGGGTTGTTGGTTGTTTAGGAACGGCAGAAGATTCGGCGTCAAGCTCTTCGTGAAGTCGGCCAGAAAGTTGAACTCAGTTTGTGCTTGAGTTGGTGAGGCTGTCTCCAAAGCAATTGGCTGACTGTGGATGACCTGAGCAAATCCCGGGAAGTCTTTGGCGCTTTGCAGCTGAAGAAGTGGTAGCGGTATCTTCTTACCCTCGAAGTTTACCGTCAATGGACCTAAACTGGCGCTCTGCTGGACAGCCGGTATGAAGTTGGAAGCGCTTTGATGGTACGGTGCATACATCTGGGTAAAACCTGAACTCCTTTGCTCAGGAACACTGGTTTTTGGAGCATTTCGCTGAACTTGGGAAGATGCGGCGAGAGCTGGACTAGCCTGCAGGAAGTAAGGCGAGGCTTGGGTATAGCTCGCTGCTTCTTGAATCGGGTAAGAGAATAAGTTTGGATCAATGTACGACACCGTCTGATGATTTGGCGCGTAAGTCACTTGCGACTTTTGGGCTGCATGTTGCTCGAACGGCGCCTGGAAGAGTCCGGCATTCTGCCGATTTTCGACGGGACTAGGACCGGTGGTGAAAATCGTGTAGTACGGAGTGTTGAATACGTCCGCACTTTGAAGCTGCCCACTTTGGACATTTTGGGCCTGAGATAGGCCGGTCAAAGGTTGTGCGTTTTGGAACCTACCAAAGTTCGGTACGTCCTGAGTAGTCACCGGCTGAATTCGAGGCGTGAACACTGCCGTGTATCCGGAGTTATCAGCCTGGTTTGCGGTCCCATGATTCTGTGAAGCGCTGTAACCAACATTTCCATAAACTTGTCCAGCATTTCCGTTATAGTTTTCTTTAGCCGCCGTGTAACTTTGGCTGGGATACCCCGAAGCTTGCTGACCACCGGCGTTCTGATTGTTATACGTTATTTTTTGGTCGTAGATTTTTGCGGGGGAATACGCGGCCGTTGGTTCAGGGTTGTTGCTCTGCTGAACGTATTGGCCACTATTCTGACTCGAAGCAGTGGGACTTGTGCTTGGATTAACCGATGGCGACGGGTAGCCGTTCTGACTGGCCCAACTCTTTGTTCCAATCTGAACGATCCCGCGTTTCAACTTTGCTCCAGTGGCTTCAGCTGCGTTAGCcgatgatgtcgatgctgttgGTGATCCTGTGGAGGCAACGGCATCGTTTGATCCCGCTGCTATCGCAGCCGCGAAGAAAAGCGCTGCACTGTATACCTGCAACAAATAAACGGTCGGTAATGTTTATCGCAAAAGGTGTgtcacggttttttttttttttaggtgtTAGTGGATCAAGATGTGGATCTATGCATCTTTGGCATATTGTTAAATTGTTAATAACACTTCAATATATACACTTGTATCACACAGGTTTGGAAGgccgaaattttcaagatattttttacaatctaCCCCAATCCGAAATACTAGACATTCCCGATGTTTCGAAATACATTCTTTTCAACGTACCAGCATAGTACCCATTTTCGGATACCGTACAGTTCAATCGCTCGATGCCAACTGGCGTGATTCGTTATTCCACGCTCTTTTATATTCCATGACAGCTGATGCGGATCGACTGAGCACAAGAGACTTTtctaaaatgtataaaaactgTGGAGCTGAAAAACCGCCGAACCTCCCTGCCGTGTCGCGCCGTTGTATTACGGACGAGTTGCGGACAGCATGCCTGTCATCACAGTTGCCGAGTATCTAAGGCGCATGAggttgtattaaaaaatacattctTCCATGACTAATGAAGGTTGCTTACCTGCCGTGCTGAGAAAGTTGTaggcaaaatatttatttgatcaAACAATTGTACGCGGTATATTGAATCTTATCCATCGAtgggtttttcttttttttttcattttcttttcttttcgcaCGTTCAGACCATAATTGTCCGTTTGACCCTTCGTGTcggcgataaaaatttctttactacCGGAAATTGAGAGTACAAATATATTTGCTTatacatttattcatttggTTCGCGGGTTCGGCCTTGCGTGACGTTATGGTATGTTAGACGTGGATATAATGTACCCGCCAATAGTAACCAAGttcagttatttattcatattataatcAACGTCTCAGCCGAATGATCTtgtacaataatatttcacgctTTTTCTAGATCCGTGTTTTCGATTATCTCTTTTTATAACGAATTCAAATGTCATCGTTGAAACTCTGTCACCATTCCTATTCGTTAGCGATTGTCAAAGCAATTCTTGTTAACAATTATGAGCTCATTTAACGCTCTCTCTTTCGATTGTTATGcacgttatatgtatagattgACACAAAACCTTCCAGCCCTCTGTTCGAGTGGCACGGTATCCGAAGATTGGTATCGATCGCAATGATGATATATTGATAAATTGGATGAAGTAAGGTGTTGAGTAATTTTGAGTGGTGAATAATCTGATTTAAGTGAAAAAACTTGGCTGATTGCTAGGTTGTAGCCAAAGTTACGACATAATTGGAATTATCTTTCTGATCTACTGTTACGGATACCATTGAACCCAAGAAATATGTGGTATTGTGGTTACGGTGTAGCGATCAACTGAATTGCTTATTACCCAGAATCCAAGGTAGATGGATTTGGAAAGAGAATGTGGCATTTGAAGAATGAAGTCATTGCAGCTTTTTCCAGTGACTGCAGAATGCAGTTACGCTCTATGAAAGTGAAAACTAATTTGGTTAAGTTCGGATAACTTAACTTAGTGTCCCGTCTGCTCAATTAATTTAACGTTGATCGTACCTGACGATCACCTACTTACTTACCATCTGCAAGAAGTAAAAATAGTATAAACAATCAACGATATTCGCGTTCTTCGTGACTTGCATAATTGATTGTTATGTTCGTTTAGTCTATCGCggttctttcaattttcacttttaacgCAATCAATTTCTATCGATCGATCAGCCGACGAAATTACTCGAGGTTACAATGAAATTTACACTGTTTGTTATTAGAGAACCGTAATAGGAATTTTCCATCGGTTAAACAATCCTTTAAAGCTGATggccttttattttcattgatttcttATGTACTAAACATTAGAGTATAAATCATAACGAAATAATTCAGTCAATATAATCCATCAGGATGTCCTAATTCGAGCTTaaaactaattgtaaattcTAATTGATAATAATGCGTACGtatacgagagaaaaaaaatacagaaaatatttcatattataaGATAATTTGTGTGTTGCTTTCTCATTTAGTCAGCAGTTACTGCTAATATTATCGCGATCGAGTATTGAAATTTAACGAATTCTGCTAATCCTGCTCAAGGTCCATGTGTAATCGATTATACAATAAAGCAAAGACTATAATTGCAAGGGAGAGCCTCGTGTAATACTTCTAAAGTTGCAAATGCATTGGCAAGCAATAGTTGCGACGCGtcgtttctcaaatatttgttttatcgaCTTGTCATGCGATTTTGTCAGGCTCACCTTGAATCACGAAATTTCTAGCAAGTAATAGACTGGGCTTAACAACAACGATGTAACGTAACGTCTAAATTATTCATACAATCTATATAACAGTATAATTATTGCACATGTAATAGCTATAGAACCCCACTTTTTAGCGATCGCGTCGAATTTGTGTTCATCGCCTCAAAAATCTTGTGGTCCGATTTCTCCTCGAATGTTTTTGATATCTCTGGGGAAAACTCAGCATTTCTTTCATCCCAACGCTCCGTGTCGTTTTGAgactccctttctctctcctccGCTTTTCCTTCTTTCGTCCCGAACTGATTCTTCGTATTTCCAGCTGGCAGCCGTTTGTTCTTACGTAACAATCCCATCAGGTTGTGCGTTCTCTGGTGATTGAAGTCGAAGTTGTGAAAGCTGGGCTTGCGGTAATCATCGGGGACCGGACTAGAGGTGGTAAGGCTGGGGTACCTCGAGTTCGGAAAACTCTGTCCTCGCAGTCCCGAGTATGAGGTTTGATAATCGGTTTCGAAGTCCTGGATCTCGTGGCTGAACGACGTAGGTCTACTCCGAGGAAATTCCTGCATTGGAGCATCAAAGCTGGAGCTATGGTGAGCTACATTGCTTGCGGCTGCTTCTATCACTCCTCCAGGACGTCGCGGTGTGCCAGGATATTTCGACCTGCCGTTATCCGAAGTAGATAACTTGGGCCCCCGTCTTTTCTTGGAAATGGGCTCGTTGAACGGGCTCTTCGAGATGAATGCATCCGGCTTAGGTGGTGTCAGGAACTCGTGGATAAAATCTACCTGGCCAATATCCGGGTCAAATTTAAACTCCGGATGATTTAGATCCGAGATTGTGGGTCTCGTCAGGTGGATGTTTGGTTTATAGTAGAATCTGGCTGGTTCCAGGGAAACTGGTGGTGGCTGCTTGATGTTTGTGAAATCCGGTGCTTGAGTTGGGAGTTTTTTCAAGGATTGGCTGTCCCTGATCTCAGTACCAGAGCCAGTGAAGTGGGCCTCCAGGATCTGCTTGCTCGGCTTGATGTCCGGAGCGGAATACTTGACTTTGCGGATATCGTCGTTGAGCTTTTGGGACGTTGTGACGGTGGAAATGTCCGAACTCTGAGCCTTGTGATCGTTGTTCCATTTTTGCGTGTTGTATATCGTCTTCAGAGATTCTTTGAACATTTCTTCCGCGTATTTTTGCAGGTCAGAGGTCAGCTTTGGCTTGGAGATCAAATCGTCATTCGAAAAATACGAGTTTTTGTAGAAATTACCGCCTGGAATCAGCGGCACCAAATTCAGTCCCTGTAGCAGAGGTTCATGAAAGTTGTATTTACTATTCAGAGCTTTTTGGGCCTTCAAAGTTTCCGTGCTCGGTACGAAGCTTATCGGATTATACAGCTCGGGAGTGTTCGGTTTCGAGTTTGTCGTCGATGTTTTCTGGTCATTGTCCTTAGCTCCGTGTTCCGTAAACGAACCGAGGTAGTTGTGAACCGAGAGGGGCCCAGCGGTCGACAGATTTGGGACTCTGAGGGACGTGTCGAATTCGGTTGTAGCGAAGATTGGAGACGTGGTTGTCAAACTAGGGCCCCCAAAACCGTTCGAATTTAAAAACGTGTTCTTGAGGATGTTGTCTGGAAGACTTGGTCTGATATTAGGATTAAGAATCTCAACGTTTTTCGTTCCTGAATACTGGGGCGGAGTTTCACCTGCCTTTGCAAAACCCCCGTTCGCCAAAATCTGCGCATTAGTATTTCCTAGTCTGTTGGCTCTCAGGGCCTGAGTCTTTTGCAGCTGTTTTAGCTGATTCAAAGTGCTCTCAAATATGTCATTCGCTACTTTGAGTATTTGCTGATTTTGCTCCTTGTAAGTCTGGGCGATCGCATTTGACGCCTGAGATATTTGTTCGGCCTGATTATCTCGGTTCGAGTTTTGCACGCCTGCGTCCTTCTGGCTGTAGAAATTCAGCAAGGTCGGTGCAAGCTCGGCGCTTTGGGCAATTTCTCTCGTTTTAGGTAACAAATTCTCGTGGCGAAAGGCTTGATAGAAGTTCTCTTGCAACTGAGACCTTAGATTTTGAACGTTGATTTGATTCTGAATCTGATCACCAACTGCCAGACTAGCCGAGGCGAGATATTGGCCGTTTGATCCCGGGTTGCCAGTATTTTTACCAATTTCTTCCGTCACCCTCACGTTGCTATTCACCAGATAACTCGGTGTTGTCGAATAAGTTACAGCCGGACCGTGCACCATGTATAAATTGTGACCAGGTGGAAAATTTTGTCCCTGCAAACCGTGGTGGTTTACTTGAACGTTGTTGACTGGGGCGGATGGGGTGCCATTTTGTTggatatttgaaaaagtttgcgTAGTAGGATGAGGGTTAAGAAACTGCGAAGTACTCTGAACGTTTTGAATTTGATTGCCGTTGGAAGTTTGatagttttgtaaattttgattgGGATTATGCGCCGCAGTTTGAATCGGCGAATTGAAAGCGATCGATTGTAGGTTTTGATTGGCGATCAGACTTTGCTGGTAAGAATTTTGATTGTTTAACAAAAACGGGCTTCTCACATTCTGTCCAAATTTGTACGTGGTTTGATAACTTTGTTGGGGTACCAGCACCGTTTGTACGGGATTCTGGAAAGTGTTTTGCCCGACGATTATCTCTGGAACCGACGGTTGTACTTTGACgtttgagttttgaaaatttgctgCATTCTTTCCGATGTTATGTCCCAAAATAGTTTGCGGCGTGCTCAAAATTGGAGCGATAGGAGCTACTGTTGGACCGTTATTAAAGGCCACAGGTGTCGCAGTGACGAAATTATGCAGCACCGCATTCGACAAGTCAAATCCCTGACTGTTGCCCAGGGCAGTAGCATGATCGAAATTCGCTACGGGAACGATGTTGACCTTTACCGGTAAAACAAGCTTCGGCTTTTCAACTTGATCAATTTCTATACCACTAGAATGCGATATCTCGACATTCGGACTGACGTTCGCCCAGCTGTTTCCCTTAGGCGTCTTATTCTGGTTATTATAAAATCTCTGCTTCCTGTCCTCAGAGTCCGTTGCAGGGATCTCGTATCCTCCCTCGTCCACCTCTTCTTCTCCTATCGGACTCTCACTTTGAAGCCACGCATTTGGCTTCGGTTTGTGGCTGTGAATTTTCGGCCTAAACCGAGTCCTTGGTCTTTCGGTCTCTTCGATGTCCACCGAGCCTTCAAAGTCTCTGTGTTCCTTTGCCAGTCGTGTCGAGTCGACGGCGTGACTTGGCCTCCGTCTCTGCTTCCGTAATCGCTTTGGCTTTTCCGTCACTTCGACGTACTCGTAATTCTCATCGGACGAGTCCCTCGACTCCTCGGTCTTGTCGTAGTGATGGTTGTTTTCTTCCCTGTCGAATAGAGCTTCGTGCTCGAAGTAGTTCAAATTGTTATAGCTCTGACTCCCAGGCGATGTGTTATCGAAGTCTGAAATCGTCTTGGCCTTCGTCGTCGAGAGTTGTTTCGCGTTTAGTCTCGGTCTGCGCTCGctctgggaaaattttttcttcgggTGTCTCTGGCGGTAAGTAACATCAGCTGCAGGAGGATTCGTTGGCTGGTTGTTGTAGCTTTGCTGCTGGTTCGTGGGTGCAATACGTGGCGTACTTTCCTCCTTCTGAGAATTATAATCGAGAGTTTCAACGGGTGAAAAGgtgttggtgaattttttgtacCCGTTTTTACTTCGGACATCATTCATCCGGTTGTAGGATAAGAACTGATCATCGCTGGCCGCGTTTCTTTGGCTTTGAGcaccaaaattttcaccgtaacTTATCCCGTTATAATCACCCGTTTTCTTACCGCGTCCACTAATAtcgtcgaaataatttttctccctctcgtGATTTCGCCGATCTTCGTAGTAGCGCGTTTCTCTATTATCATCAGCTTTCTCTCTGTTACGTGAGTTTTGATTAGATCCGGTAAGGCTGTTGTAAAAATTCTGATAATCAGCCACGGTTGGAGTGTgactatttattttcaacaattcaaaGTCATCCGTCGAGTCCTGAGAGTCGGAGGACCTTCTGTTGGAAAACGGCTGAGTCAGGCTGAGGAAAATTCTCGCCTCGGTTGAGTAAAACGGATcattttccaacgatttcTCTTCTAATTTCGGGTAGCCCGGTTCTCttataaaaagagagagatgcTCCTCGgtgctgaaatttttgtcaagaCGATTTTCTACTACGATTGTTTCTTCCTCTGCGGTCAGAGTATCGCTTTCCGGTGTTATTGGCACGAAACCGTTAGCATTTTCGTAACGAATCGTCGTGGCATCCAACTCTTGGAAAGGCCTCTCCAAGGTCGAGTGATTTGCGGTAATGTTTTGCAATCTAACGATCGATTCTGCTGCCACTTGATCCGCTTCTTCATCGATCTTTGATGACGAGTTTCTCGAGGCCGTGCTCCATCGGCTGGCCAGTAGCAGGATCACAATCTGCGAAACGTTCGAAGGATTTTAACGCTATTTCGCAATTGAAGATCAGATAACATCAATCAAGAATATTCGAAACCGCGGATCAATTGCGGAAGAATTAAATGAgggcaatttttcttttgtcaaaTACCGAATTAACACACGGTATGGATTAACGAAACTTACGTGACAGGAGAACCTTTTCCACGGCCACATTCTTtgattagtaaaaaaaaaaaacaaatttatccGCACTTTTCAAGAGTTGAAtcacacgattttttttccacacattTATCTTCGTCGTTACTGTAAAACTTTGAATTATCGCTGACTGAGTTGTTCATGGACGAACTTTCTGGGTAGAACTGAGCCACACACGATGcgtacaattttctttatacaCTTCGGTGACcaagtgaaaaatatcgttctaaatattatactatatacttCTCGCGTCTTTCCTGAGATACTTTCATTTGTGGCACGCGACAGACGTCGGGAAAATTTTGTCTCGATATCTCGATGAAGATCACGTTTTCTCGTAAATACTGGGAATCTTTCAATTGTCCAATAAATCCAGCCGTCTTGTTCGATATTTCAAATACCCATAACTGCAGATTCACAAGAACCCATCTCCGCGCTATTACATCATTacgcgaaaaatatttttgtaaatcttTGACTCGCAAAACTCAACGTTTTTAACTGCAGCGGTCATCTTTTTAACAGTTTTCTTTAaagacggtgaaaaaaattgatggtaactagcctaattttttttcccccataaAAAGATTTGGCGACCAACGCTGCATCACGAAGTTTTGGTCAATTATTTTACCGCTGTGAAGGAACTCCTACGCGCTCTATAACACACGCGTTATGCTCAGTGCGCGCGGCAGAAGCGCCGACACGATTTACacttgaaaaataactttATACAGCGAAGAATATCGTTTAGCAAAGTGCACACGCGTATTTTACGGTCTCCACAACCACATGGCGAAACATAATTTCTTCCATAGCACATCAGGTAGCTGCCACACACACAATTGTAACAACGCCTTGCATTTTAATTGCCTTTGTCTGCAGATTTGCAGAGCTCGTGTTTGTATAACGTGATATTAACTTGGCTTAATCGTTATTGCCGTTTCgacttttattttacactcAATTAACGATAATTATTACCCCTGCTGATGCTCTAAGGCATGTAAAAATACGTCCGATGTTTAACCGTGTGGGTGAAAACGATATAAGGGACATTTGGATCGACGGAAGATGGAGaaagtttgtattttattgtgtttcattttcattaaacACATTTGTATACATCgctatttattcaatttacatatattacaGCGTGAAATCCTGAAAGTTTTTCTATTCTAACAGgtgtaaatatacatatatatatataggtatgatatttatacatataatatacatagcAGTGTTTATATATTGCACgcagttttcaaaaaacgttttaaatatataagttTTATTAGGTACCTTTT from Diprion similis isolate iyDipSimi1 chromosome 12, iyDipSimi1.1, whole genome shotgun sequence encodes the following:
- the LOC124413221 gene encoding uncharacterized protein LOC124413221 isoform X1 — translated: MGTMLVYSAALFFAAAIAAGSNDAVASTGSPTASTSSANAAEATGAKLKRGIVQIGTKSWASQNGYPSPSVNPSTSPTASSQNSGQYVQQSNNPEPTAAYSPAKIYDQKITYNNQNAGGQQASGYPSQSYTAAKENYNGNAGQVYGNVGYSASQNHGTANQADNSGYTAVFTPRIQPVTTQDVPNFGRFQNAQPLTGLSQAQNVQSGQLQSADVFNTPYYTIFTTGPSPVENRQNAGLFQAPFEQHAAQKSQVTYAPNHQTVSYIDPNLFSYPIQEAASYTQASPYFLQASPALAASSQVQRNAPKTSVPEQRSSGFTQMYAPYHQSASNFIPAVQQSASLGPLTVNFEGKKIPLPLLQLQSAKDFPGFAQVIHSQPIALETASPTQAQTEFNFLADFTKSLTPNLLPFLNNQQPNQPQVVPVKSANGSPEFPQYKGASINTGLGYNQERPTIGSYQHLKNQPQLHFAGKPALPIVPAVTPAPVVPVIRPVSSVVEHPLVSGRPLEENRDDVEIIKKKKPPAPDPHDFDEDEVDEGYRAIEREYGPQHDDVEDESPHRGSYVKESSGESDFKPSTGYPFESYEDKFGRYARPSSDEEAEDDGPSSRYHHHSSADDDDEYDGHSTTHHADYRSPQSRPSKYDYSGEESRKNERQEEAEEEGELAAFNSYGQDFEQEFEDSYKRELPQNKYVHIKEVPEIEGTEPVTKYNSKPKESRHQAQEEEPEESRHYGSHSSRKYRKSPKSGDSEGYGSNIRTYNRSPKVIHEDSFGYKSPKSQGYSKYKKSPTGDSYSAVKKSPKKDSYVKSSRSSYKSPENDNGYEKGDSYSYSTGSAWKSDNKKTPETRDYHGHASTAVRSLAQPDSTFSFDAFAIDPMRPKIVQDLAGI
- the LOC124413221 gene encoding uncharacterized protein LOC124413221 isoform X2 codes for the protein MGTMLVYSAALFFAAAIAAGSNDAVASTGSPTASTSSANAAEATGAKLKRGIVQIGTKSWASQNGYPSPSVNPSTSPTASSQNSGQYVQQSNNPEPTAAYSPAKIYDQKITYNNQNAGGQQASGYPSQSYTAAKENYNGNAGQVYGNVGYSASQNHGTANQADNSGYTAVFTPRIQPVTTQDVPNFGRFQNAQPLTGLSQAQNVQSGQLQSADVFNTPYYTIFTTGPSPVENRQNAGLFQAPFEQHAAQKSQVTYAPNHQTVSYIDPNLFSYPIQEAASYTQASPYFLQASPALAASSQVQRNAPKTSVPEQRSSGFTQMYAPYHQSASNFIPAVQQSASLGPLTVNFEGKKIPLPLLQLQSAKDFPGFAQVIHSQPIALETASPTQAQTEFNFLADFTKSLTPNLLPFLNNQQPNQPQVVPVKSANGSPEFPQYKGASINTGLGYNQERPTIGSYQHLKNQPQLHFAGKPALPIVPAVTPAPVVPVIRPVSSVVEHPLVSGRPLEENRDDVEIIKKKKPPAPDPHDFDEDEVDEGYRAIEREYGPQHDDVEDESPHRGSYVKESSGESDFKPSTGYPFESYEDKFGRYARPSSDEEAEDDGPSSRYHHHSSADDDDEYDGHSTTHHADYRSPQSRPSKYDYSGEESRKNERQEEAEEEGELAAFNSYGQDFEQEFEDSYKRELPQNSKIRPHKGGTGNRRYGACYKVQL